The following DNA comes from Brassica oleracea var. oleracea cultivar TO1000 chromosome C5, BOL, whole genome shotgun sequence.
ATAGTCCAACGCTACCTCCAAGGAGATATCGTAATTGACAGATTCTTTCTCAGTTAGATACGGCAATGGAGGTGGATCCTGCAACAAGCAGAAGTCAGATCAGAGAATCAAATGATTGCATGACACGACAGAAAATGTGACGCTAAGTACCAACCTGCTTGGGAGCTTGACAACTGAAAGGTTCAAGCGCATCTAACGTAACAATCCAAGGGGATACCGTAGTCCCTAGGACACAACGAAACAACATTCATTCAAGTTCTTTGCACACATACTCCAACTAGAGTAGATGAAATCAAAAGATCAAACTTGAAACTGATTCCTCACCGAAACTCTTCCCCAGGAAAGGCCCAAGAGGCACGTACTCCCACGCTTGAATATCCCTAGCTATAAAACAACAAACATTTCATTAAACCTGTCACACAGACGCAATCAGGATAAAGAGAACTTTTTAAGAAAAGTACCACTCCAGTCATTCATCAGTACAAGGCCAAATATATGGTCAGCTGCGTTGTTCACGTCAATGGGCTTTCCCAATTCATTTCCTGGACCAACCACAACGGCCTGAATACCACATTGCAAAAAAAAAAAAGGTTTAAGTTAGTTGCGGATTTGTCAACGGTGTTATGCTTACTCACACCAAATAAGCATCAGTTGAGGCATCGGATGATTACCATTTCAAGCTCAAAATCAAGTTTCTTTGAAGGACCAAAATACGGTTCAGAGTCTCCTTGTGGATGGCCTTGACCTCTGGAAGAAAGCATAACAAGCAAAGGTTAAGCTGGAAGTAGCATTTCATTATTAATTTGGAAGCTCAGTATCCTCCAGTTCTGGTTCAAAGTAAGAATATTTTTTATAAAAATCTAAAACAACTATTTCTTTTTGGCGAAAGCATAAGACCTGCATGACTTCAAACATGACATGTGAATTCTTAACAACCTAACCTTGGTCGAATAATGTCAGTCCCAGAGATGACAATAGATGATGCCCGTCCATGATATGCAATGGGAAGACGAAACCTGGGGAAAAAAAAACATGGTAATATCATGTAGGTTACAGATTAAAAAAATTCACCAAGAAACACCTCAGCTCAAACGTAACATCAACCATACCAGTTTGGGTTAATAGCATTTTGAGGCCCACGAAACATAAGACCGCAGTTCTTGGCGTGATGCATGGATGCAAAGAAGTCTGTGTAGTCCCCAATCACCATAGGAACAACCATTTCCACTTTACTCTGCAGATTCGCACCACACAAACGATGAAAACGTTAGTAAAAGATCTTCAAACAACATCTCGCGCATGTTTCAGAAATAATCATTCACACTACTAACCATCTCATAGAATGACTTCCTCCTCAAAACATCATTATCTCGTAGGCTAGGTTCAGTAGCTGCATCAAATAACAACAAAATCTTAAAATCAAATAACCAATATCCCCACAATTCAAATGAATCAATAGGAATAAACCAAACAATAGGACTAAACCAAACATACATGACAAGAGTCTTTGAAGCGTGGAACGCGCTTCCTTCCACGCAGGCCGTCCCATGGCTAAGAACTTATTCAGATTAGGCTGAAAAAAAAACAGAGCACAGAAACAAAAA
Coding sequences within:
- the LOC106343461 gene encoding fumarylacetoacetase, which translates into the protein MALLKSFVDVTPDSHFPIQNLPYGVFKPDSNSTPRPAVAIGDSVLDLSAISEAGLFDGPILNGSDCFLQPNLNKFLAMGRPAWKEARSTLQRLLSSTEPSLRDNDVLRRKSFYEMSKVEMVVPMVIGDYTDFFASMHHAKNCGLMFRGPQNAINPNWFRLPIAYHGRASSIVISGTDIIRPRGQGHPQGDSEPYFGPSKKLDFELEMAVVVGPGNELGKPIDVNNAADHIFGLVLMNDWSARDIQAWEYVPLGPFLGKSFGTTVSPWIVTLDALEPFSCQAPKQDPPPLPYLTEKESVNYDISLEVQLKPSGKDESSVITKSNFQNLYWTITQQVAHHTVNGCNLRPGDLLGTGTISGPEPDSYGCLLELTWNGQKPLSMNGTTQTFLQDGDQVTFSGVCKGDGYNVGFGTCIGKILPSLP